agaatttcatggctgcaacacgtgccaaagtagttgggaaagggcatgttcaccactgtgttacatcactttttcttttaacaacactcaataaacgatttggtaactgaggaaactaattgttgaagctttgaaagtggaattctttcccattcttgttttatgtagagcttcagtcgttcaacagtccgggggtctccgctgtcgtattttacgcttcataatgcgccacacattttcaatgggagacaagtttggactgcaggcgggccaggaaagtacctgcactcttttttttttacaaagccacgctgttgtaacacgtgctgaatgtggcttggcattgtcttgtcttggcaccccgtttctatatgagttgggaaattgtgttagatgtaaatataaacggaatacaatgatttgcaaatcattttcaagccatattcagttgaatatgctacaaagacaacacatttgatgttcaaactgataaactttttttttttgcaaataatcattaaaatttgatggcagcaacacgtgacaaagaagttgggaaaggtggcaataaatactgataaagttgaggaatgctcatcaaacacttatttggaacatcccacaggtgtgcgggctaattgggaacaggtgggtgccatgattgggtataaaaacagcttcccaaaaaatgctcagtctttcacaagaaaggatggggcgaggtacacccctttgtccacaactgcgtgagcaaatagtcaaacagtttaagaacaacgtttctcaaagtgcaattgcaagaaatgtagggatttcaacatctaccttccataatatcatcaaaaggttcagagaatgtggagaaatcactccacgtaagcggcatggccggaaaccaacattgaatgaccgtgaccttccatccctcagacggcactgtatcaaaaaccgacatcaatctctaaaggatatcaccacatgggctcaggaacacttcagaaacccactgtcagtaactacagttggttgctacatctgtaagtgcaagttaaagctctactatgcaaagcgaaagccatttatcaacaacacccagaaacgccgtcggcttctctgggcccgagatcatctatgatggactcatgcaaagtggaaaagtgttctgtggtctgacgagtccacatttcaaattgtttttggaaatattcgacatcgtgtcatccggacaaaagggtaagcgaaccatccagactgttatcgacgcaaagttgaaaaaccagcatgtgtgatggtatgggggtgcattagtgcccaagacatgggtaacttacacatctgtgaaggcaccattaatgctgaaaggtacatacaggttttggaacaacatatgctgccatcgaagcgccgtctttttcatggacgcccctgcttatttcagcaagacaatgccaagccatattcagcacgtgtaacaacagcgtggcttcgtaaaaaaagattgcgggtactttcctggcccgcctgcagtccagactagggctgcagctaacgattatttttctatcgattaatctatagattatttttttcgattaatcggttaatctatagattattttttttcgattaatctatagattatttttccttttaccgattattttttttatttaaaatgaagaggaaaaaataaatgtaggccagttttttcaaaaggcatggcttttatttacaaaaaaaaaagtatggccactcagtcaacattgacaacaacatgacaaaatattctgtaacaatgtaaacatttaaaacttttaacatttaacaaaattaaaagtagcttatttgctttttaatgtgcaaatataaaagtaaacatccagtgcaaatcttaatattctggaatagtataagcatttcaaaagtaaaagtattgcttattttgctttaaaatgtgcaaaaataaagataaacatccaatacaaaaaagtgcaaaacggaaatattctgtaacaagtgtaaacatttcaacaaaagtaaaagtattgcttatttgctaaaatgtgcaaaaataaagctaaacatccaatacaaaaaagtgtagagtgtaaacatttcaacaaaagtaaaagtattgcttattttgcttaataacacaacaatgatagtatgattaaagtgaaagttaattgttggtttgtacatagtatatgtaactgttaatgttgtaaaaggtatttgcacaactaattaacgttagcgtttgtgacacgtcttgtgccgtggggttctttcaggaccgacagactgaacgccagacggctttgccaggtttacaatcttttcattttacacaaagtcttttctcttccaactcttttctctttctttcctcgcttttcagctcctcttcctcgctcgctcgtcgtcccctgtctcttgcggcgtcgctcccggcgcgccccgcctcgccgctcgctcgccgccgccgccgcctctccacagcgttaaagaggagcgcgtctttgtaaacactgaacaggcacgccaaacgcgcctctcagagcaaacggtgctttagtttatgaatttacaacgcggatacaaatgacacattcatgtttttgtgtaatgatgacaacgtatacgcacgcggacgattgacttgttgatggtgatggcaagaacgctgtcgggggttttcttttcaaatgttccttcatagccgttgtgctgctatgataggccatttccgctcgacacagtgtgcatacaacaacattattaggccgtttattgaaatactcccacacttttgacgacttttggcgtgcttttttcccctcgctcgcatcgtctgctttgcgctccgccatgacagtagtgtgacgtaaatatgcgacgcgccgacgcacaaaaacggcgtcgacgtatttacgtaaccgatgacgtcgactacgtcgacgcgtcgtttcagccttagtccagacctgtctcccatcgaaaatgtgtggcgcattatgaagcgtaaaataggacagcggagaccccggactgttgaacgactgaagctctacatgtagctgagataggcttcagcgaccccaaagggaataagcggtagaaaatggatggatggataaaacaagaatgggaaagaattccactttcaaagcttcaacaattagtttcctcagtttccaatcgtttattgagtgttgttaaaaggaaaggccatgtaaaaatCAGGAGCACTGTGGCAACTGAAGGCCATGAACGTTGTGTCTCCACCAGGTTGAAGTGTCCTCTGCGGGGCGCCAACAAGCGCTTCCTTCTCAACACGCTGCGCTCCACGGGGGGGCTGCAGCGGCGTGGCGGCGAGCCCAAAACGCCGGGACAGTCTTCGGGCCGAGGACACGGCGGGACGGGTTCCCCCGACAGGAGCCGCAGCAGGTCCCGGGACAGGAGGCGCTCCAGCAAACGTCACCACAGGAGCAGTCGCGATGGACGCCAGGACGTGGACGGCGAGCGGGAGAGAAGTGGGCGACACGAGGACGAGAGGGAGGACATGTCCAAGATGGACGCTCACAAGAAGGACAAACGCTGAATGTCAGACCTGGTCAGGACTTTGGACTGGTTACTCATGGACacacaaaacatgtttatttcagGTCTAGGTTCTAGGTTTTCTTCATTTTCTCACGTGACTtgctaaaaacatgtttatttcagGTCTAGGTTCTAGGTTTTCTTCATTTTCTCACGTGACTtgctaaaaacatgtttatttcagGTCTAGGTTCTCCATTTTCTCACGTGACTtgctaaaaacatgtttatttcagGTCTAGGTTCTAGGTTTTCTTCATTTTCTCACGTGACTTgctaaaaacatttatttcaggTCTAGGTTCTCTTCATTTTCTCACATGACTtgctaaaaacatgtttatttcagGTCTAGGTTCTAGGTTTTTTTCATTTTCTCACATGACTtgctaaaaacatgtttatttcagGTCTAGGTTCtaggttttttttcattttctcacGTGACTtgctaaaaacatgtttatttcagGTCTAGGTTCtaggttttttttcattttctcacGTGACTtgctaaaaacatgtttatttcagGTCTAGGTTCTCTTCATTTTCTCACGTGACTtgctaaaaacatgtttatttcagGTCTAGGTTCTAGGTTTTCTTCATTTTCTCACGTGACTtgctaaaaacatgtttatttcagGTCTAGGTTCTAGGTTTTCTTCATTTTCTCACGTGACTtgctaaaaacatgtttatttcagGTCTAGGTTCTAGGATTTCTTAATTTTCTCATGTGACTTgctaaaaacatttatttcaggTCTAGGTTCTAGGATTTCTTAATTTTCTCACGTGACTtgctaaaaacatgtttatttcagGTCTAGGTTCTGTTTTTTCATTGAGTCATGTGACTTACTAAAAAGAACATTTATTTGAGATCTAGGTTCTAGGTTTTCTTCATTGAGTCATGTGGCTTACTAAAAAGGACATTTATTTGAGGTCTAGGTTCTAGGTTTTCTTCATTGAGTCATGTGACTTACTAAAAATAACATTTACTTGAGGTCTAGGTTCTAGGTTCTCTTCATTGAGTCATGTGACTTACTAAAAATAACATTTACTTGAGGTCTAGGTTCTAGGTTCTCTTCATTGAGTCATGTGACTTACTAAAAATAATAACTCTGACTACTTCTGGTCAGAAGAGCACAAATCATTTTCCTTAAGCCACACTGAGGAGTTGACTAAACATAatcattgtaataataataataattgagggggcgtggcctaaaAAGTGGAGTACATTGAACTTGTGATATTTCACACATTTTGTTGTGACGTCATCCACTTTGAGTTGTGTACAGAATGTTGTGAGAACGCAGTCCTGCTAGTGTAAATttgcataataataatgataatgtttaaaaaataaaaataatgatagtaattataatgatgataataataataatgttgaaaaactaataataattaatataataatgataataagacATCCAGCTGGCTATCCCCACCATAGTTGCCTTCatgtgttttattgtgaaaagtcaTGTTGGTGAGGTGGATTGTTGGTGAGGAAGATGTTGGTGAGGAAGATGTTGGTGAGGTGGATTGTTGACAGGACACTTTGCTTAATGAGGCTCCTAACAGCCACTAATGGCGGGTAAACAGAGCGGAGTGTTGGTCAGCTAAAAGGTGTTCAATGATGCATGGAAGGTTCTCGTCATGTTCGGCAGCCAATGGTCGTTGAGCTGCAGGGTCACGTGGTCCCGGTGCGGCACACCTGTGTAGCGGCGAGGGTCCCCTCCCTGCGAGTCGGGGCCAGGGCCAGGTCCAGGTGCAGGTCCAGGTGCAGGTGCAGGGCCCCGCAGAGCAGACATGCATCATCGGGACTTGTACCAAAGTCCGTCCTGCGTCTACCAGAGAACACAAGACTGCAGCCCGCCGCCGTGTCGCTACATGCAGCCCGGACACGCTTACACGCCGGCCTGCGCGCCACGGCTGGACACCTCCGACGCCAGCCTCGGCATCCCGCTGCTGCAGAACCACCACAACCACAACCACAACCACCAGCACCACCACAACcacctccagcaccacccgcaggCGGTGCCACCCGCCGCGACCTACGAGGATCAGAGCAGGTCTTACCTTCCTTTCCCTTGGATGAAGAGCACCAAGTCTCACACCTGGTCTGCAGGTATGTCACTCACTTTTATTTCACCCTTTTAtcacttttatttcacttttttaacacttttacttcacttttatattatttttacttcacTTGTACTtcacttttatttcacttttttaccACTTTTACTTCACTTTTATATTACTTTTACTTCACTTGTACTTCACTTTTATTTCTctttttttatcacttttatttcacttttctaTAACTTAACTATTATATCACTATCATATTTCAAACtttttataacttcacttttatttgACGTTCATATTTTCAACTCTTTAGAACCTTTTAATAGCTAAACATTTCCTCTTCTCTTGTCCGCACTgacacccaggcccggccctaaccaatctggcgccctaggcaagattttaggtggcgcccccccacatcggcagtgaagtgtatatactcacaagaaaccgaatagctttgtctttgaccttttttcttttacttactttatatacctaatatataaaggggtggaaaagtgactattacctgcagggcaaacattagctaaccagaaggcaataacaatgtaaacaaaaaacacctgcttaaaagatctaatacaaatgtccctgaggaatgtaaggtgggagtactgtaattaccttacgttacattattattttccataacaatttagccccctccacaatattaacccgacgttaaaacagaactagctatttattgattagcaattgccgactcatgtaacattagcttaatgctaaaaagccaggttactatcacattctgtaacagacaaataatttcatgtaggctaacgttacctacctgctacctctgtcttttctcgtttctcctcttcttttctcttttttcttccctgggcacctgacagttttggccgttttgacatcttgtgttgattttttgatgtggtgacgtccaaaaagagtcatgataccggaagggagggggcgcaccgtgcggggggaggaggcgtgatgttgtaacaaataatatttctattaaataggctttactttgcattttaattaacgtgggattattttttgtatttagaaataatagtaacaacttttttttttttttttttttttttctccaacatttgtggcactggcgtggcgccccctgatggacggcgcccttagcatttgcctatacggcctatgccacgggccggccctgctgacACCTCACACGTCCTTGGTTAGAAAGTTGCAGAGTAAAAACAGAAAGAAGATTCTGAGACTTAACTCTTTTTCAACTTTTCTACTAACTTCCAAACTAAAATGAATCAGACTTTAGTGACTTTTCACACAAGCAACACTCAGTCTGTACACATACAAAGAAAGGACAAgaaaaaacacgcacacacacacacacacacacacacacacacacacacacacgcatacacacacacacacacgacaataGGAAAAGATGGCCCAGAGTTTGAGGTCCACTCTGGAGAAGAACTCAAATGAAGGCCATGAAAAGGcaataaaaataatatgttaTTGAAAACATAACATCcagataataatatcaataaatacatgacaacaaataaataaaaaaacaacaaagagtttagcatgatcagtaaaaagtctgattttaaaaaaaagtgtatttaacctttaaaaaaaaaaaaatatatgcatataactataactacatatatatatatatatatatatatccatccattttctaccgcttgtcccttttggggtcgcggggggtcactggagcctatcatatatatatatatatatatatatatatatatatatatatatatatatatatatatatatatatatatatatatatgtatgtatatatatatatatatgtatatatacacacacatatgtatatatatagacaagtgtgtgtttgtgtgtgtatatatatatatatatatatatatatatatatatatatatatgtgtaaaagcatatatatatatatatacatacatatacacacacacacacacatgtatatatatatatataaataatatatatattacatttattagttttacatatatatatatatatatatatatatacatacacacacacacatatatatatatatatatatatatatatatatatatatacatacacacacatatatatatatatatatatataaataataatatataacatttattagttttacatatatatatatatatatatatatacatacatacacacacatatatatttatatatatatatatatatatatatatatatatatacatacatacacacacatatatatatatatatatatatatatatatatgtgtaaaactaataaatgtaatatatatattatttatatatatatatatatatatatgtaaaactaataaatgtaatatatatattatttttatatatatatatatatatatatatatatatatacatgtgtgtgtgtatatatatatatatatatatatatatatatatacatgtgtgtgtgtgtatatatatatatatatatgtgtaaaagcatatatatatatatatatacatacatatatacacacacacacacatgtatatatatatatatatatatatatatatatatatatataaataatatatatatattacatttattagttttacacatatatatatatatatatatacatacatacacacacacatatatatatatatatatatatatatatatatatatatatatatatatatatatataccggtatataaataatatatatattacatttattagttttacatatatatacatatatatatatatatatatatatacatacatacacacatat
This genomic interval from Nerophis lumbriciformis linkage group LG07, RoL_Nlum_v2.1, whole genome shotgun sequence contains the following:
- the LOC133609911 gene encoding uncharacterized protein is translated as MAKEENELEKRAIEELLRETDRARVRAETMGPAGWLKCPLRGANKRFLLNTLRSTGGLQRRGGEPKTPGQSSGRGHGGTGSPDRSRSRSRDRRRSSKRHHRSSRDGRQDVDGERERSGRHEDEREDMSKMDAHKKDKR